A region of the Phyllopteryx taeniolatus isolate TA_2022b chromosome 9, UOR_Ptae_1.2, whole genome shotgun sequence genome:
AATATGCAGGGTTCACTGTCCTGTACTTGTACTTGCCTCAATTACGGTTACTTTCCCCATTTAGACAAAGGTTTGGCGCCTCTTGGTGTTTCACAACATAAATAGCTGGGGATATgttcgagggggggggggggggggggggggtacatttTTAAGTAGTGTGGGGGGATTACTGTAGTGCCGTTTTTGTTTGGGGCTGTCTATTTTTAACAGTCTGGGTTTTGGCCACAGGTCAGACAAGGAGCAGTGGATGAAGGTGCTGAAGTGCGCTGACTGAAACCTGGGCTTTTTCCAAATTGTATTATGCTCCAAAGTAGTTTTGGGAAAATTATTCACTTCTCCTTTTGTGCACTTTAGTGGTAATCTCACACAGTAAACACGAGTTCAAAATGCTCATCACAATCACAACTGAAATGAACTTGCAAAAGGAAAGCGCTCACCTTTTTATACACATTTAGAGCTGCTTTGGTTAAGTACTTGTAGGCTCTTTAATGTGGTGGCAGTGGCACATTATCCCCCAtctgtttttaatgtattaaattGTTACTTCAGATTGGGTagttggaaattaaaaaaatgtaatatgtcATACAACATTTGAGTTCATTTTAATTGTGTGAAAGAGGCTCTGGCAAAGACGCGGGAAGAAATGGGAAGATCAAATGTACTTGGTAGTTATAGCTTTTCAAGTGATGGGTGAGCAGGCACTCCAGAAACTCaacgaatgttttttttaaagccattcaaaAGTTGTATTCATTTTACTTATTTGAATATTAAAAGTGCAGACAACAATTAAGGTGCAACTGTCTTGAATACAGTTGTCTGCAAAAAGGTGTGAAAATGTACTCTGGAACTACTGTGGCATTCTGCTCTAATCTTCCTGCAATACTTCAACATTGGTTTTCTCTTCACGATATTTTGCTGAAGGGGGGCAGGAAAATAAGTTCACCTGTTCCAAAGTAGctgtgcattcccccccccccctccaatgCCTTGAGGTCCACCTCAACTCGGACTTGCTGTCCACAGCTGTGTCTGTTGTCCTGCTGCGAGGCAGTCCTGATGCCACAGGCACTCTGCCAGGCAGTTGAGGAGGGGCGCAGCGGCGTCTAGCCTGTCACCCACCTCCCCGCCGCCCGTGCGCAACACCGGTAACCGCCACGTCTCCTGGAAGTCCCTCACGTCCTTTTCGGAGACATCGCAGTGCATGAACAGGTCAAATCGGTGCAAAAAATGTcaaggattattattttttttaaaaaccaaaacaaaatgtcggtaaattcaaaacaaatattcGCATgctggaccaaaaaaaaatgggaccGCGCTGAGTCAATATGCTGATTTCTTCTCAGGTCATCTATATTTTGGAGTAAGTGCTGTGAAAAATCTAAATTCATCCAGAATTATGGTCTGAGGTGTTTTGCAAGATTATCTGACGATACAAATGCACTGTAGTGCACATCATAGTTTAAACCCTCAATCTACAATAGATGTAATCTATTCACCCTgcttcaaatgccaggttttaatattttaaaaaatgacaaactttttccatcaacacccggTATAACATAAttgagaggggggaaaaaaatttaatctttgcaagaggaagtaaaaataaactgagaacATAGTTGCACAAGTGTCCACACCCTATtatatgtggctgtgttcttAAGCACACTGCATTCAAGCTTGTGATAAATGGGAGtgagctatagaaaatggatggatgtacatgtGAAAGGATACTTGGTGCCAACCACCAAAGTCACAACTGGGGCCCCGGATGACTCGTTCCACTTGGTTATTTGATTGGCGAGATCATCAAAAGATGTTCTGTCGGtgaaggagaagaggaagagaacAGCATCCACCTTCTCCTTACAAGACTGGAAGCAAACGAAAGAcagttttgatttatttctttttaaacactGCAACGATCGCACATACTGGGAGCAGATGGTCAAATCGTCGCAAGGCATTTTCGCCGCAGTCCCACAGCTGGAAACGAAAGAAGAGCACTCTGCCGCTTTCTTTCAACTTGACGGGCCAGTAAACCACCGTCGTCTCGATGCCTTGGACACAAACACGACCATTGTAAGGTATTGGTAATCTTTCCAAGCTGGACTCCTAATGACATTTACCGATGGACAATTTGGTCTTCAGTGAatatatgcatgttttggaaattgagaatctgttctcaattaccTTAtccttgtatttaaaaaaaaaagtgtgccagAGACATGTTTTAAATTGAGATCCTGCATAATGTCTCCTTTCAAGCAAAGTGACTGCAGGGTCTTACCTGTAGTCTCGTAGTGGATGCTGGGTATTTTCATGCCCGCCAGGTGTGCTGCAAGAGCACTTTTACCGACCCCACTCTTGCCAGAGAGGAAGACCTTATAATGGACCGTGTCCACGGGGATATGTGGAGGCATCACAGGGGACTCCAGTAGACCTTTCAACACAAATGCATGTAATACAAATTTCAATTCATTCACTGACCAGAAATAGCACAAGATTTTTGTAAGATACCGAAGATTTTGCGTTTCTTCTTGTGCACTATCTTGCTGAAGTATGCTTTGCTGTCTTTGCATCGGTGCCAGTCTGCTACGACGATAGAGCCACGTTTGGGAGCTTGAGTTATCTTGTTGAAAGTGGAGTTGGATGCCATGCCTGAGTGAGGCGCAACTGTGGCGTCATAAAGAGGCGACCCTATTGTGTTGACTTAACGGAGAAAATCAACGAGTCTGTTAGTTCTCTCCGAAAGAGATTACGTTTTGGTCAACAGAAGAGAGCCTAAAAAGCTCTGCACCAGTTTCCTTCCTCCGGTAACATAACAGTTGCATTTATATTACGTCATCTAATTGCGCCTCTCTCCAAGCATGACAAGCCGACTTCCGCGAGCTCGCTTCCTTCTGACTCCCCCCTTAAGCGAACTGTTTAACTCGACGCTGATAAACTATCGTACTACTAAGTTCACTTTAATTTAAACGCATTTCTCTATGACCACATTGTGATAAAATAACTCAAATTTTGTCGCTAAACGTGATAGGAAGTTTGGTATCGCTTGGCAACCGCTGCTTAAACGTGACTTCCGCCTGGTGAAAGCGGGTGCTGCGTTCATGACCCCCATAAAAAAAAGTCGTCAATTGTGTTTCTTTACTGACGTTTCTTTAACATGATTTTCAGGTAGACCTCACGTCCGCGTCCTTACTACTactctgttgttgtttgtatttactACAGTTATTGTAATTTAGATAATCATTACGTTtaaatactttattattatatttggggGCAGCTGGGAACTCCTGTCTACTTGTCCAAGCGAGCAAAGGCGCGCTTTTGCTtcgtttatttattcaaattgtACGAAATGAAAACTGAAGCGAGCGCTGCGGTCATGGCAGCTCGTAAAAAGTAGTTACCTGCATGAATCGGCTACTTCACTAACGTTTAAACATGTCTATCAATCAATTGGCAATGATAATTGAAATAATCAGTAATATTAGTAGTgtaaagtttgtgtgtgtgtgtgttttgatctTAGTTAATTTACTGACACATTTTTGGCGGTGAAATAGGTTATACGGCGGGTCCTCTGTTTATAACGCCGCTAGATGTCGCTAAGTTCGTTTTACTCTCGCTCTCTGTGCAGGTTACTGAGATCACATCTGGTAGAAATCATCAGAATAGAAGGGGAAATAAAACAAGCCATATTGTGATCACCTATTTTTCAGCAACATTTCTATGATTTCTGCTCTAGCAATATTCAGTTACTTTGAATTGGAATATCCTTAGATCCACCCCACTccgaagtacaaaaaaaaaaacatggcagcaTTGCTTTTACAGCTCATAAAATGTGACTACCGTGACACACGTTTCCTCATTGTTTGGCTCAGTCAAAAGAAGGGGGGAAAGCAGGTGTTCCCAGCACAGCATCACACGGTTTAATATTATCCGAGGTATAAGGTATCTGTGCAAGCCTTTGCACGTCTGACCTATTAACTTATGAACTTTAATGCTGTCCTGAGGCGGGGATACATAAAATTCCGCACTGGATGCTCACACGGTGAATTCCCTGAAGATTGTTCTTTCTGTGAGGGGGTGGCATTCCGATCAAACAGGTCTCTCTTGACTCATAACATCTGCAAAGGGATTTTGGTACATTGCAGGGACTTTTTGAGGCCTAAAATGTCCCCAAATTGTTGTTACTGAACAGTTTGTATGCGaggtacacacacactgacaatcgggcctaatttgagcatttttcctctcttccaATCAAAGTTATGTTATCggctgtctctaaaagattatccacGGGGTGTGTTAAGTGATTTTGAACTCCACGATCTGCACGGAAAATGGTCGCGGATGATGATCGTAACTGttgaacctgttcaatattcatGATGGTAAATCCTTATGTGAGTGGTCAACACAGAGTTTGTACCCCCCACCCTTCCAATTTAAAGATAGCAAAGGCTCGATTGACGGATATCTCTAAAATATTATCCTGCGGTGTGGGGTGAGTAAAGAGTGATTTTGATTTAGTCTATCTTACTATTTGTTCTTCTACTACACTTACTGATTCTTTTATATTTTCTGGCAGTCGGGAAGCGAGGTTTAACTATTACGATTGTCAGCCGTGATTGTTTTCTGAGCATATCAAGGTGGTATAAActtctcttaacacaccccacaccacaggataatcattctggagcaaatttttttttcgtgATATAATCTGCCTTTTGGTGTCTTGAATTGCAAAGGGAGGAAAAATGCACAAGTTCGGTCCAATTGTTAGACTGTGTTTACCGCACTTTAGGCTATGCAAAGTGTTTTAGATACATTTGGAGCCCTAAAAGTCCTAATTTGATGTCGGTAAACACTTTGTAATACAATGTAGAGTGGGGTACACACCTGGTAACCAGGCCTAATTTGACATGTTTTTCGTACATTTCGATGTTAGTAAACTTTGTAAAACAATGTAAAGCGCAGTATACACACAACAATAATCGAGTCAAATTTGAGCTTTTTCCCCCACTGGCCAATCAAAGTcggcaaaggcctgattatcagatgtctctaaaagattatcatAAGCAATTCTCCTGCGGTATGGGGAGTGTTCAGTGATTCTGAggacagccacatccccagttatgagagggtgtgcacacttgtgcagccacatctcactttatttttacttctcctctagaaaacagtaaaaaaaaaaaattgtgttgtcAGGGTAATAGGTCACATTATTGgtgggaaaaagttttgaatggATTTATCTCTGGCATTTGAACGGGTGTGTCGACTTTCAACCATACCTACATGTCTGACacggaaatgtattttattttgtagaaaTTGATGGTTTATAGCAATTGCTTTTCATGGGTTATTCAGTCTCACTCTTGTGGATTTTCACTTATTGCAGGTGGGTCATAAACACACCCACTCGATTAACGGGGTTTCACTTTTAGTTTCTATTTtagattcatgtttttttttttttttttttttttttttttttttaatacaccgTGTTGCCTGAGGCATCATGGgtcaaacatatttaaagtgAGTTTCCAGCCTTTAAAAAGAGTAGGGGCTTTTAGATGGTGAAATCCCCCCTCTAAATTCTTGGTAATTCCTCACTGAAAAATGTGCCGCCCATGCACTTTTACCTCTGTCGGCTGCCATTCTCGACTGGGGGTAAACGAGGAAATGTAGATTTGCCAGGTGGATTAAGTGTTGAATGTGTGGGTTTAGGTTCAAGTTTCTCTTAACACAAGTCACTTGAGTCAAGGTGTTAAAGGGGGCATCTTGTGAAAGTTGACTGTTTAATGGCTTGGATTCAGATAGTTTGATCTCTGGAGAGTTAAATTAAACCAGTAAACGTTTCCATCTGCCTGTTTCTGAAAATGGGTCTGGAAGTGAGCTGTCGTTGAATTGAAGTGGTAAAATTGGTAATTAATCATCTTCCCTTCAGATAGTCCACTGgcatggccactttagagcgccttgttgtctgTAGTGAGTGCACGCATGTCGTTGAGAGAAGGCAGAAGACCAAGAAGAGAGAGCCAACGTGGAGAAgggcttaaaaaataaaatatctaaaatgtttgaaaacagttctaaaagattattGTAATGTAAAAGTTAAAAACGACTGAACTGTGCTTAGCAAATGTAATAAgtttaaaccactgtaacatgatggagtttgaatatttaaatcTGTAATTCTTGATTCGCCCATCATATTATTGTATTCTATTATACATTCTGTAAATTTaatgtaaaagttaaatacaactgacctGTGCTTAACAATGCACAGTACTGTctaatggaaaaataataaaagaattaaGCCACAGTAACATGATGCAGcgtttgaatatttaattctgTAATTATTGATTCCCCATCATATTATTATTGCCCCTGCATTGGATTGCCAACCTATAAAATACGTTTGAGCTCAAGTCAAAGAACAATACGGGCAAACTTTGCAGGGCTGCATATAAAAGTGACCCACAGGCCTTCAGTTTGATACCTGTACATcagattgtgcaaatgttgtggCAGATGTGCGATCCTTTGAACGTGGTCACTGTTTGGAATCATACTTTCCACCATAATAGTTACTCATGAAGCTTCAACAACCCTAAAGGAcactcttgtttttatttacactccAACATCCTTTGCCCGACATTACATGCTCAACATTAGAACTCTTCCTGGTGGAACAAatgacataaatataaaataaataataaataaacattgacGGCTGTGTTAAGACATGTAAACAAATAAGATGGTTTGAGTAAGATGTACGTAAGATCGAGCGCCAACTACAAAAAAGTCTGATAAGAACGTGTGATTCTTTACCCTGAGCGGAACAATCTTTGCAAACAGTTCGAATACAGaacaagtacaaaaataaatgtttggatcctgaacatttttgtttgattacaaaaggaaaaaaaaaaaaaaaggtgccctTAATCACAAAGAGCCTTATTCAGATCGACACAAGCCAAAGTGTTCTCAATTATTGTCCACTTTTTCCTCCCGTTTGATTTTGATCACAACAAACTGATGTTCAACATGGCTATAAAGTacataagtattttttttttccagtcttaTTCCTGTTAGGGTGGCCTCCGGGGTCCTGTTCAGTCGTGCCacactgcattttctttttttttttttacagccatGGCGTCTACCCCTGCACTTTCATTGCTCTTCGTCCACGAGGTTTAACGCGGCGTGGTGGCTTCTCGTCCACGTTGAAGCGTTGGGAATGCCGAGATCACACCGCAAAGACGCTGAGGGAGCTGCACTCGTCTTTCAGGCCCAGGATGCTGTAGGCTATTCTCTTCATGTGGCCCGGCAAACGGACCCCGATGTTCCTGATGTCCCTGCCAGAGGGTCGGGAGCCAGTTTAAGTCTCTGAGACTATTACAAATTGTGCAGTGTGTTTTAAATGAAGGCATAGCACAGCGTAGAGAATGAAAGGCAGAGGTTCTTCAACTTTAGAAAGCTGACGTTAATTTAACTATCACGTGTAATTCTAAATACCATATGAATGAAAGTGTTGCCTGTTTTTTTAGGAGAAAAAGTTGGAAGACTTAATTTGTTgagataaaaagttgtaatgttacgatagtcatatttttttagagctgttttttttttttttatgttatgaggagactatttcttttttaaattttgttacTAGAatcaagttaaaaaataaaaatatatttttggcgAGTTGTAAGTTGTCATGAGTGTAAAGTCAATGTTTTCAAGTTGTCAACGTATTTTGTCAGGATAAAAATTCgtaatcttacgagaataaagtggAAATTCAGTAATACAATATTACGATACTTAGAGTTTAAGGAGGGAAgaaatttgtattttgaaaaataaaattttattcttataatatcatggaaaagacACCTTTATcgtatttttttccaagttgCAATATTGTCATATTAAAGTGAAAGTTTAACaagggaagaaagtcatattttaacaagtgaaaaGTTGCCTTTAttctaagaaaaataaatagaggACTATATACACCTTTTGTTCTTGGGGAAAAATAGGACTATTTCTGTAATAatagtaaatgtatttattaaaaaaaaaaaagctaaagggAGGAGTCATTTGTTTattatatgtttgttttattggccaTGGGTCCCCGTGCCCTTTTAAAATCGATACAACATAATTTAGCGCAAATGCTTTTGTAACTCGCCAAGCTGCGGCTCGCGggccccagtttgagaaccgctgACGTAAGGAATGTTGCGCGATGCCAGATGGCGGGTGCACCCGTGTCCCGTTTGTACTTACTCGTGCCTCAGGGCGAGCACCTGCTCCATGGTGGAGACCCCCGCCCGAGCGAAGCTGTCGCCGTACTGGCTCATTTTGATGGACTCCAGCCACTCGGGAACCGAGCGGAACGCGGTGCCGTCGCAGCCGCTGGTGCTGGGCAAGCGGATGGACACGCTGGCAGGGGACGGGACAGAACGGACTCTGGTTACTCGCCGTTTCGTTGGATTCACCGGGGTCACGTTCAAAAGCACGATCGTATCCGACGAGATCCAATTAAAGAGTTTTATCAAAAGCGTTAACTAGAATTAAGTCTGCGGGCCCTGGCACCCCTTTCCCCCCACGTTAGAGGGCATAGGAGAAAGAGCTTTATAATTTAGCATCTCCTACCGAGTGGCCTCATGTCATTCAATTTCTCGAATAAGACTTAAGTACAATAAGTACAAGCctgggaattcacccaaaatggtctacttcctgttcaattttggggATGGGTCCTTGCGATTTTTTTCGTCCATCCTGTCATGATAGACGTGTCCACCTGATTTCATGTCAATTGGTGAATAGCaattttcaccaggataaaCACTTCCAAAAATGTGGGGAGTTTTCTGGTATGTTAAGGCCCTCAAAAGGCCGATTCAATCATCGTTGTAATCGTAAACGCAGCAATTCATTCAATACTTTCCttgataaatgttttctttcataCCGTGGGTCAAAGTCTGCGATGGTGCTCAAAGACTCGGGACTCTGGAGCAGCTTGTCCAGGATGTTGACGATGTCGGTGAAGCGGGGTCTCTCGGAGCGGTCGTGCTGCCAACACTGGAGCATGAGCTGGTAGATGGCCGAGGGGCAGTCCATGGGCGCGGGCAGCCTGAAGGCCTCGTTGATGGCTTTCATGACCTGAAAAAACAGCCGCAGTTTAGCGTTAGCGGCGGAGTCTCTCCCTGATTAAAGTAAACAATCAGTCACCCGAGCGTTACCTCGTG
Encoded here:
- the cplane2 gene encoding ciliogenesis and planar polarity effector 2 — translated: MASNSTFNKITQAPKRGSIVVADWHRCKDSKAYFSKIVHKKKRKIFGLLESPVMPPHIPVDTVHYKVFLSGKSGVGKSALAAHLAGMKIPSIHYETTGIETTVVYWPVKLKESGRVLFFRFQLWDCGENALRRFDHLLPSCKEKVDAVLFLFSFTDRTSFDDLANQITKWNESSGAPVVTLVVGTKFDLFMHCDVSEKDVRDFQETWRLPVLRTGGGEVGDRLDAAAPLLNCLAECLWHQDCLAAGQQTQLWTASPS